In a genomic window of Candidatus Omnitrophota bacterium:
- a CDS encoding TonB-dependent receptor yields the protein MFCNRSAARFLVALSVVLGTFVFSYADDVDLEKIVVTPYRYGESLAKTAADVTVVTKGDIEGSNSHNVVDVFRSIPGVTVRDYFGNGTQATVDIGGFGEQGPLNVLVLVDGRRANNVDLSGVNWNQIPLDEVERIEVVRGGSGAVLYGDNASSGVVNIITKKGSGKPKVELETEYGSYDMNKEKLSLGGKVNNKLSYWFSLGRDSTNGYRNNSFNKDSDFASKIAYDFNDMLSAHFDSGFHASTYGLPGALFQSDIDQHSRRYARFGNDHANGKDYYFVLGPKLQFLGLGNLNLDFSYRQNDVDSYYLTSNHLAYRNSIETFGMTPKYTLDNSIFNHDNKFIAGLDFYRSLYSSRSCPMSDDSTVNQYTDIHKNSLGSYLQDEFSILKQLTLVGGYRHEFADYTFAYHDNTGFNPDQDTKVKFNMDSFNSGLTYTYKDDSNVFLNVNRSFRFPEVDEFTYMDATSFQTLLNTDLKPQSSIDYQIGLRHKFSDRFKGNLSLFRMNVKNELYLNATDTWDGFEWNSKNENYDRTVHEGLESSLDAKLNDWVTLFGNYTFTNAYFDGGQYSGSQIPLVSKHKGSVGLKFALPMDISLNIIGTYLGPRYYLNDQANAYSKLNGYMVADTNLSWHCKDFKVTFGINNLFDKQYSEYAGVLQGFSVGHAVGDKFYYPNPGRNFSLKVNYTF from the coding sequence TTGCAATAGGTCGGCAGCAAGATTTTTAGTTGCGCTATCAGTTGTTTTGGGAACTTTTGTTTTTTCTTATGCAGATGATGTGGATTTGGAAAAAATTGTGGTAACTCCGTATCGTTATGGCGAAAGTTTAGCTAAAACAGCGGCGGATGTTACTGTAGTGACAAAAGGAGATATAGAAGGATCAAATTCTCACAATGTGGTTGATGTATTTAGGTCAATACCCGGGGTTACAGTGCGGGATTATTTTGGCAACGGAACTCAAGCAACAGTAGATATAGGAGGCTTTGGAGAGCAGGGGCCACTTAACGTATTAGTATTAGTTGACGGCCGGCGCGCAAACAATGTTGACTTAAGCGGCGTTAACTGGAATCAAATTCCGCTTGATGAAGTAGAGCGTATCGAAGTTGTTCGCGGAGGTTCTGGCGCAGTGCTATACGGTGATAATGCATCTAGTGGCGTAGTCAATATTATTACCAAAAAGGGTTCAGGAAAACCAAAAGTAGAACTAGAAACTGAATACGGCAGCTATGATATGAACAAAGAAAAATTATCTCTAGGTGGTAAAGTTAACAATAAGCTTTCTTATTGGTTTAGCCTTGGACGCGATTCTACTAATGGCTATCGCAATAACAGCTTTAACAAAGATAGTGATTTTGCTTCTAAAATCGCTTATGATTTTAATGATATGCTGTCTGCACATTTTGACTCGGGATTTCATGCTTCAACTTATGGTCTGCCTGGGGCATTGTTTCAAAGTGATATAGATCAGCATAGCAGGAGGTATGCCAGATTCGGCAATGATCATGCTAATGGTAAAGACTACTATTTTGTTCTTGGGCCAAAACTCCAATTTCTAGGATTGGGAAATCTTAATTTGGATTTTAGTTACCGTCAGAATGATGTTGATTCATATTATCTGACCTCAAACCATCTTGCTTACAGGAATAGTATTGAAACTTTTGGGATGACGCCGAAGTATACGTTAGACAATAGCATTTTTAATCACGATAATAAATTCATCGCCGGGCTCGATTTTTACCGTTCTCTATATAGTTCAAGATCCTGCCCTATGTCTGATGATAGTACAGTAAATCAATATACGGATATTCATAAGAATTCATTAGGAAGCTACCTGCAGGATGAGTTTTCTATTCTTAAACAGTTAACTCTAGTAGGTGGCTACCGCCATGAATTTGCTGATTACACATTTGCTTATCATGATAATACCGGATTTAACCCCGACCAAGATACTAAAGTAAAATTTAATATGGATTCTTTTAACAGCGGCCTTACCTATACTTATAAAGATGATTCAAATGTTTTTTTAAATGTGAACAGAAGCTTCCGTTTTCCCGAAGTAGATGAGTTTACCTATATGGATGCAACGTCTTTTCAAACGCTGCTTAATACTGATCTTAAGCCGCAATCTTCGATAGATTACCAAATTGGTTTGCGGCATAAATTTTCTGACCGTTTTAAGGGTAACTTATCATTATTTAGAATGAATGTTAAAAATGAGTTGTATCTTAATGCCACGGATACTTGGGATGGCTTCGAGTGGAATAGTAAGAATGAAAATTATGATAGAACTGTTCATGAAGGCCTGGAATCATCATTGGATGCCAAGCTTAATGATTGGGTAACATTATTCGGAAATTATACTTTTACCAATGCCTATTTTGATGGTGGACAATATAGCGGGAGCCAGATACCTTTGGTATCTAAGCATAAAGGAAGCGTTGGATTAAAATTCGCATTACCAATGGATATATCCTTAAATATTATTGGTACTTATCTAGGTCCTAGATATTATTTAAACGATCAGGCAAACGCTTATTCTAAGTTAAATGGGTATATGGTTGCCGACACCAATTTGTCTTGGCATTGTAAGGATTTTAAAGTCACATTTGGAATTAATAATCTTTTTGATAAGCAATATTCGGAATATGCCGGAGTGTTGCAAGGATTTTCTGTGGGGCATGCCGTAGGTGATAAATTCTATTATCCTAATCCGGGAAGAAATTTTAGTTTAAAAGTTAACTATACTTTTTAA